Proteins found in one Geomonas subterranea genomic segment:
- a CDS encoding radical SAM protein, with protein sequence MFFHYHEPLFRPPSEAGSLIFQITIGCSQNRCKFCGMYKMKQFRVRSLDEIFAEIRSIPPRYRPGVRRVFLADGDALIYPQEGLERILDELDAVFPALTRVGAYASPNSLDLKSGDDLAALRARKLRILYYGLESGDAETLRLIDKGFEPDRMLEQCRKAMAAGMKLSVTAILGLAGRERSAEHAVATARWITVLSPEYFSLLTMFQRHNDEFLKLIAPLSHGEILLETRALLERLEPRGTILRSNHVSNFLNLAGSYPKDRQRLIDTVDAALMEAKRDPRWYAEIPSYHEEYC encoded by the coding sequence ATGTTCTTCCACTACCACGAACCGCTCTTTCGCCCCCCCTCGGAGGCCGGCAGCCTCATCTTCCAGATCACCATCGGGTGCTCCCAGAACCGGTGCAAATTCTGCGGCATGTACAAGATGAAACAGTTCCGGGTCCGCTCGCTGGACGAGATCTTCGCGGAGATCAGGTCCATCCCGCCGCGCTACCGTCCTGGGGTGCGGCGTGTCTTCCTGGCCGACGGGGACGCGCTGATCTACCCACAAGAGGGGCTGGAGCGGATACTGGACGAGCTCGATGCGGTCTTTCCCGCACTCACCCGGGTGGGAGCCTACGCCTCGCCCAACAGCCTCGATCTCAAAAGCGGCGATGACCTGGCCGCCCTGCGGGCAAGGAAGCTCCGTATCCTGTACTACGGGCTGGAAAGCGGTGACGCCGAAACGCTGCGGCTGATCGACAAGGGGTTCGAGCCGGACCGGATGCTGGAGCAGTGCCGCAAAGCCATGGCTGCCGGTATGAAGCTCTCCGTCACCGCGATCCTCGGGCTGGCCGGAAGGGAACGCAGCGCCGAGCACGCTGTTGCCACCGCCCGGTGGATCACGGTGCTGTCGCCGGAGTACTTTTCCCTGCTCACCATGTTCCAGCGTCACAACGACGAGTTCCTGAAGCTGATCGCGCCGTTGAGCCACGGCGAGATACTGCTGGAAACCCGTGCGCTCCTCGAGCGGCTGGAGCCCCGGGGGACCATCCTGCGCTCCAACCACGTTTCAAATTTCCTCAATCTGGCGGGAAGCTACCCGAAGGACCGGCAGCGCCTCATCGACACGGTCGATGCCGCGCTCATGGAAGCAAAAAGGGACCCCCGCTGGTACGCGGAGATCCCTTCCTATCACGAGGAATACTGCTAG